The proteins below come from a single Corylus avellana chromosome ca3, CavTom2PMs-1.0 genomic window:
- the LOC132175864 gene encoding ATP-dependent DNA helicase Q-like 2 has protein sequence MTGAKSAKRSLSSSVLEFQLDELRKELSSIQGGIFPHSVLSTQQISMINAQKPNSVKQLEKIIGKLKTERYGSRILEQVEKYSDAVQTDELNEEQVSQNRATKRLKSKKALVVIESSDDEA, from the exons ATGACTGGCGCGAAATCAGCCAAACGCAGCCTTTCATCCTCTGTTTTGGAGTTTCAACTTGATGAACTGCGGAAAGAACTGTCTTCGATCCAGGGGGGAATATTCCCTCATTCTGTCTTGTCTACTCAACAAATCAGCATGATAAATGCCCAGAAGCCAAATTCAGTGAAACAG TTGGAGAAAATCATTGGAAAATTGAAGACGGAGAGATATGGAAGTAGAATTCTTGAACAAGTTGAGAAGTACTCCGACGCGGTGCAGACTGATGAGTTAAATGAAGAACAAGTCAGTCAAAATAGAGCTACCAAACGGCTGAAAAGCAAAAAGGCTCTTGTTGTTATTGAAAGCAGTGATGATGAAGCGTGA
- the LOC132175383 gene encoding trihelix transcription factor GT-3b-like yields MMFGGGGDGEVLGGMGVMRAAAVLSPKSQAAMQAQAQWGEQETREFIAIRAEAEMERDRITAGNASKSSKRSKTTTLWELVSARMGERGYKRTPEQCKCKWKNLLNRYKGKETADPENGRQCPFFEELHAVFTEREKHMQRLLAESEAGSSQSKKRVKRLTGDRSSDEFSDGDDEDEDDSEAERPARSNPRRRKVEGLTMDKSLKAATNTGTVSFSTSGSTRELLKDFFQQQHRMEMQWREIMERRVQERLLFEQEWRETMVKLERDRLMSEQIWREREEQRRMRDETRAERRDALLTTLLNKLIHEKNL; encoded by the exons ATGATGTTCGGTGGCGGAGGAGATGGTGAAGTGTTGGGCGGAATGGGCGTGATGAGGGCAGCGGCGGTGCTGAGTCCCAAATCACAGGCGGCGATGCAGGCGCAAGCGCAGTGGGGCGAGCAGGAGACGAGGGAGTTCATCGCGATCCGTGCGGAGGCGGAGATGGAGAGGGACAGGATCACCGCCGGTAACGCGTCCAAAAGTAGCAAGAGGAGCAAAACGACCACGCTTTGGGAGCTGGTGAGCGCCAGGATGGGGGAGAGAGGGTACAAGAGGACACCGGAGCAGTGCAAATGCAAGTGGAAGAACCTCCTCAACCGCTACAAg GGGAAGGAAACAGCTGATCCGGAGAATGGGCGGCAATGCCCATTTTTTGAGGAGCTCCATGCAGTATTTACTGAAAGAGAAAAGCACATGCAGAGATTACTTGCTGAATCTGAGGCAGGTTCTTCCCAGTCAAAGAAAAGGGTCAAGAGATTGACTGGAGATCGATCCTCGGATGAATTCTCAGATGGCGATGACGAGGATGAAGATGATAGCGAGGCGGAGAGGCCTGCTAGAAGCAATCCACGAAGAAGGAAGGTTGAAGGACTCACAATGGACAAGTCTTTAAAAGCAGCAACCAATACAGGGACTGTTAGCTTTAGTACTAGCGGCAGTACTCGGGAATTGCTGAAGGATTTTTTCCAGCAGCAACATAGGATGGAGATGCAGTGGAGGGAGATAATGGAGAGGCGTGTGCAAGAGCGGCTGTTATTCGAGCAGGAATGGCGAGAGACAATGGTGAAGCTTGAGAGGGATAGGCTAATGTCGGAGCAGATTTGGAGGGAGAGGGAAGAACAGAGGAGGATGAGAGACGAGACCCGGGCAGAGAGGAGGGATGCCCTGTTGACTACCCTCTTGAACAAACTTATCCATGAAAAGAACCTCTGA
- the LOC132176668 gene encoding uncharacterized protein LOC132176668 isoform X2 encodes MEDEESGSHRDTQKAFRDFRLRSSQRISLIGGEPQREREEEEEDDEGKTENRSAETKCGEESEVKGVSARGQSCCPQSQLPNLFN; translated from the exons ATGGAAGACGAGGAAAGTGGGTCCCACCGCGACACACAAAAAGCATTCCGTGACTTCCGACTTCGTTCCAGTCAGCGGATTAGTCTGATCGGAGGCGAgccccagagagagagagaagaagaagaagaagatgacgaGGGGAAAACAGAAAATCGAAGCGCAGAAACGAAATGCGGAGAAGAATCAGAAGTCAAAGGGGTCTCAGCTCGAGGCCAGAGCTGTTGCCCTCAAAGTCAGTTGCCCAATCT GTTCAACTAG
- the LOC132176668 gene encoding uncharacterized protein LOC132176668 isoform X1, with translation MEDEESGSHRDTQKAFRDFRLRSSQRISLIGGEPQREREEEEEDDEGKTENRSAETKCGEESEVKGVSARGQSCCPQSQLPNLDVHMYLELFVLLWRATLLPWIMFSGSTSKSEPTW, from the exons ATGGAAGACGAGGAAAGTGGGTCCCACCGCGACACACAAAAAGCATTCCGTGACTTCCGACTTCGTTCCAGTCAGCGGATTAGTCTGATCGGAGGCGAgccccagagagagagagaagaagaagaagaagatgacgaGGGGAAAACAGAAAATCGAAGCGCAGAAACGAAATGCGGAGAAGAATCAGAAGTCAAAGGGGTCTCAGCTCGAGGCCAGAGCTGTTGCCCTCAAAGTCAGTTGCCCAATCT TGATGTGCACATGTACTTGGAGTTGTTTGTACTGTTATGGCGAGCTACACTTTTGCCGTGGATCATGTTTTCAGGTTCAACTAGCAAATCAGAACCAACTTGGTGA